Part of the Micromonospora rhizosphaerae genome is shown below.
TCAGCGCGATGCGACGACGGCGACGTTCTAGGGTAGCGCAGCCGTCCGCCGCCCCCTCCGCCGAGGTCCGGCGGGACGGCGAAACGACACGCCGGCGGCGGGCTGGGAGCCCACCGCCGGCGTGACCGTACGTCAGATCTTGGCGACCTGGTTGAAGTTGAGCTCGACCGGCGTCTCCCGGCCGAAGATCGACACCAGGACCTTGAGCTTCTGCTGGTCGGCGTTGATCTCGCTGATCGTGGCCGGCAGCGAGGCGAAGGCGCCGTCGGTGACGGTGACCGAGTCGCCGACCTCGAAGTCGAGGACCTTGACCTCGGGCTTGGCCTTCTTCTCCACCGCCTCGACCGCCGGGGCCAGCCACTTCAGCACCTCGTCGAGGGAGAGCGGGGCCGGGCGGTCAGCCCGGTCGGTCGCCCCCACGAAGCCGGTGACCCCCGGGGTGTTGCGGACGCAGGAGTAGGACTCGGCGGTCAGCTCCATCCGGACCAGGATGTAGCCCGGGAAGACCTTCGCCTGAACCTGGGACCGCTTGCCGTTCTTGACCTCGACCTCTTCCCGGGTCGGCACCTCGACCTGGTAGATGAAGTCCTCCATGTCGAGGGAGGTGATCCGGGTCTCGAGGTTGGTCTTGACCTTGTTCTCGTAGCCGGCGTACGAGTGCACCACGTACCAGTCGCCCGGGGCGTAGCGCAGCTTCTGGCGCAGCTCGGCGACCGGGTCGTACTCCTCTTCCGCCGCGGGCTCGGTCGTCGCGAATTGCTGCTCGCTGGCGGCCTCGACCGACTCCTGGTTGGCCGCCGTCGCCACCGTGGACTGCTCGTCCGAGGTCTCGGCGGTCTCGTCGTACTCAGGCACGCTCGCTCACTTCCGTCACTATCGCTCAGTAGCCGGTCAGCTGGGGTTGCCGAAGACCCACAGCACCGCCTTCGCGAAGCCGTAGTCCAGGCCGGCCACGATCGCCAGCATCACCGCCACGAAGGTAACCACCACCGCCGTATAGGTCAGCAGCTCCTTGCGGGTCGGCCAGATGACCTTACGCAGTTCGGCGACCACCTCGCGGAAGAACCGCGCAATGCGGGCGAACAGCCCCACCCGGTCGGTTTCCTTCCGGGTCTTCGGCTTGTCGGCCGACTCGGCCCGGGCCCGCGCACGGGTCGCGGTGCCACCCCGGGAGACCGGCTCGTCCGCGCCGGTGGCGTCGTCGCCGGCCACGTCGTCGACGACCTCGTCATTCAGACGCTCGTCGTCGGCGTCCTCGCGGCGCCGCTTGCTCTCGGCCACTTCGCCCTCCGTGCGGGATATCGGGTCGCACGCCGATCGGCGTGCGCGGCGTGTGATCACGCCAGCCGGACCAACCGTCCCGCGACGGGCCGCGGCCGGCGGACCCACCGGGAGGGCCCCGATGCCTCGGAACCACCCCGCCGGTGCCACCACCACGGGCCGAGCGCCGCCGTTGGGCGGCGCGACCCACGGGAACGGTCAGGCCTGAGGCGCAGGGGTGACAGGACTTGAACCTGCAGCCTGCGGTTTTGGAGACCGCTGCTCTGCCAATTGAGCTACACCCCTGTGCGGCAACTCTCACCCCGCTCGACCAGGCACGGCCGGGCAGGGGTCACTTGCCCCACGGCGGACCAGTGTACGGGTAGTCGTACGACTTTCCCAACCGGTCTGCCCCTCGCGCGTCGGAGCGCCCGTCAGCGGGGCGTCCGGATGGTCGCCCGGGCCTGTGAGAGCACCTTCTCCCCCAGGCAGGTCGCGGTCACGTCCAGCCTGGTCAGGCCATCCTCGGTGAGCTCCTTGACCACCGCGCTGACCTCGATCTCGGTGCCCTGGTCGTCGTCCGGGACCGCCACCGGCCGGGTGAACCGGACGCCGAAGTCGACCACCGCGTCGGGCGCCCCGGCCCACCTGGTGACCGCCCGGCCGACCAGGGCCATGGTGAACATCCCGTGGGCGATGACCCCGGGCAGACCCACCTTGGTGGCGATCCGGTCGCTCCAGTGGATCGGGTTGAAGTCGCCCGAGGCGCCGGCGTAGCGGACCAGGTCCGCGCGGGTCACCCGGAACGTCTGGGTGGGCAGCTCCATGTCAGGCCTCCCCGCGTACGACGATCTTGGACCAGACGGCGACCACCGGCTCGCCGGCGGCGGTGCTGACGTCGGTGCGGGTGGTCAGGAAACCGTGCCCGCCCCGACTGGTGATCTCCTCGATGGTGTTGACGCAGACCAGCTCGTCACCGGCCACCACCGGCCGGGTGTACGCGAAGCGCTGGTCGCCGTGGACCACCCGGCTGTAGTCCACGCCGAGAACCGGGTCCTCGATGATCTGCCGACTGGCGGCCATGGTGACCACCACGGGGAAGGTCGGCGGGGCCACCACGTCGGGGTGCCCGAGCGCGCGGGCGGCCTCGGGGTCGTGGTGGGCCGGATCGGTGGCGCCGATGGCGGTGGCGAACTCGC
Proteins encoded:
- the nusG gene encoding transcription termination/antitermination protein NusG, which codes for MPEYDETAETSDEQSTVATAANQESVEAASEQQFATTEPAAEEEYDPVAELRQKLRYAPGDWYVVHSYAGYENKVKTNLETRITSLDMEDFIYQVEVPTREEVEVKNGKRSQVQAKVFPGYILVRMELTAESYSCVRNTPGVTGFVGATDRADRPAPLSLDEVLKWLAPAVEAVEKKAKPEVKVLDFEVGDSVTVTDGAFASLPATISEINADQQKLKVLVSIFGRETPVELNFNQVAKI
- the secE gene encoding preprotein translocase subunit SecE; translation: MAESKRRREDADDERLNDEVVDDVAGDDATGADEPVSRGGTATRARARAESADKPKTRKETDRVGLFARIARFFREVVAELRKVIWPTRKELLTYTAVVVTFVAVMLAIVAGLDYGFAKAVLWVFGNPS
- a CDS encoding MaoC family dehydratase, translating into MELPTQTFRVTRADLVRYAGASGDFNPIHWSDRIATKVGLPGVIAHGMFTMALVGRAVTRWAGAPDAVVDFGVRFTRPVAVPDDDQGTEIEVSAVVKELTEDGLTRLDVTATCLGEKVLSQARATIRTPR
- a CDS encoding MaoC family dehydratase N-terminal domain-containing protein, with translation MSLDPSFVGRTYPPTAPYQVGREKIREFATAIGATDPAHHDPEAARALGHPDVVAPPTFPVVVTMAASRQIIEDPVLGVDYSRVVHGDQRFAYTRPVVAGDELVCVNTIEEITSRGGHGFLTTRTDVSTAAGEPVVAVWSKIVVRGEA